From Phycisphaerae bacterium, a single genomic window includes:
- the csrA gene encoding carbon storage regulator CsrA translates to MLVLSRQRDQTIMIGDDIEITVVDIRGDKVRLGINAPAEIPVHRKEVYEAIKRENRAAAGVKPEDIANVAGTPANHSGSSKER, encoded by the coding sequence ATGTTGGTGCTATCCAGACAGCGAGATCAGACAATCATGATCGGCGACGATATCGAGATCACGGTTGTCGATATCCGCGGAGACAAAGTAAGGCTCGGGATCAACGCCCCCGCCGAGATCCCGGTGCACCGCAAGGAAGTCTACGAGGCGATCAAGAGGGAAAATCGCGCGGCTGCCGGCGTCAAGCCGGAAGACATCGCCAATGTGGCCGGCACCCCTGCGAATCATTCGGGATCTTCGAAGGAGAGGTAG